The following coding sequences are from one Arthrobacter sp. 24S4-2 window:
- a CDS encoding alpha/beta fold hydrolase yields the protein MTTSGPESSTPRPNVRVTTSRVRSEGDDLYFEVRGHGPALLLIPGAGGDADVYAAVADLLSDEFKVITYDRRANARSTSNSPQNFEISQQSRDAVAVIHAAGEQAAFIFGSSSGDVIALDAARTQPHAVRAAVAHEPPCARVSPNAAKWQRFFANVYRTAHHFGSSLAGLRFIFGIQVPVRKLVKGHTQAVEYARGRREFRQHEDRISSLDTNNVLMKLELLPVTNYLPDVQLIRRNGVTIIVAVGKWAQDRQT from the coding sequence ATGACGACATCTGGGCCGGAATCCAGTACTCCACGGCCCAACGTCAGGGTGACGACGAGCCGTGTCAGGTCGGAAGGCGACGACCTGTACTTCGAAGTGCGAGGTCACGGGCCGGCGCTTTTGTTGATCCCAGGAGCCGGCGGAGACGCCGACGTGTATGCCGCCGTCGCGGACCTCCTCTCAGATGAATTCAAGGTCATCACCTACGACCGCCGTGCGAACGCCCGCAGTACTTCCAATAGTCCCCAGAATTTCGAGATCAGCCAGCAAAGCCGGGATGCGGTAGCAGTCATCCATGCCGCCGGCGAGCAAGCGGCCTTCATCTTCGGGAGCAGCAGCGGAGATGTAATTGCCCTCGATGCGGCGAGGACCCAACCCCATGCCGTGCGGGCCGCCGTCGCTCACGAGCCGCCGTGCGCGAGGGTATCCCCGAACGCTGCCAAGTGGCAGCGTTTCTTCGCCAACGTATATAGAACGGCCCACCATTTCGGCTCTTCGCTGGCAGGGCTTCGTTTCATCTTCGGAATTCAGGTTCCCGTGAGGAAGCTTGTCAAAGGACACACCCAGGCCGTGGAGTACGCCCGCGGCCGTAGAGAGTTCCGGCAACACGAGGATCGCATCAGTTCGCTCGACACGAACAATGTCCTGATGAAGCTCGAACTCCTGCCGGTCACGAACTATCTCCCGGATGTTCAACTGATTCGCCGCAACGGGGTGACCATCATTGTGGCCGTGGGCAAGTGGGCCCAGGACCGGCAGACCTGA
- a CDS encoding STAS/SEC14 domain-containing protein, whose product MNQISVGSGKGTVELDAEGVLHLVWNPGTILVADDVHAAMATVNEVADGAEYPMLIDITNTQEVTRRAKSVFSVRCAASRIALLGSSPVNRVIANFAMARRTLPCPTRFFTSRNEAMHWLLQEPLP is encoded by the coding sequence ATGAATCAAATAAGTGTTGGAAGCGGCAAGGGCACCGTGGAACTCGATGCTGAGGGAGTTCTTCACCTTGTGTGGAACCCAGGGACTATTCTGGTGGCCGATGATGTACATGCGGCGATGGCAACGGTCAATGAGGTTGCCGATGGTGCCGAGTATCCGATGTTGATCGACATAACGAACACACAAGAGGTGACCCGCCGGGCCAAGTCCGTCTTCAGCGTCCGGTGCGCTGCTTCACGGATTGCCCTGCTTGGCTCAAGCCCGGTCAATCGTGTCATTGCTAACTTCGCTATGGCGCGGCGGACCCTCCCGTGTCCAACTCGGTTTTTCACCTCCCGCAATGAGGCCATGCACTGGCTTCTCCAGGAGCCCCTTCCCTGA
- a CDS encoding alpha/beta hydrolase: MHKFLFTAESTFDGVVDRSFTLGDIPGVLWSPESPASGAPLMLMGHGGGLNKRAPGLVARARAMAAEHGFHAAAIDVQGHGDRSRTDRDQRWVDEMLRARAAGESLAPSITAYNGSLADRTVPEWQATIDALQALPEVGTDAPIGYMGMTLATTIGIPLAAADARIRAAIFGGVFVYDALLSAAREVSIPIEFLMPLDDPEIDRASGLEIFDAFGSTEKTLLAFPGSHFRVPQTQLDTSFFVRQFERAGMPLA; the protein is encoded by the coding sequence ATGCACAAATTTCTCTTTACTGCGGAGTCGACGTTTGACGGAGTCGTCGACCGCTCCTTCACTCTCGGCGACATCCCCGGCGTTCTCTGGTCTCCGGAGTCGCCTGCTTCTGGCGCACCCCTGATGCTCATGGGGCACGGCGGCGGGCTCAACAAGCGCGCTCCCGGCTTGGTCGCCCGCGCCCGGGCGATGGCCGCCGAGCACGGTTTCCACGCGGCGGCGATCGACGTGCAAGGGCACGGCGACCGCTCACGGACGGACCGGGATCAACGCTGGGTCGACGAGATGCTGCGGGCACGTGCGGCTGGCGAGTCGTTGGCCCCCAGTATTACCGCGTACAACGGGTCCCTCGCAGATCGGACCGTACCAGAATGGCAGGCCACTATTGACGCCCTTCAGGCGTTGCCGGAAGTCGGGACAGACGCGCCGATAGGCTACATGGGAATGACGCTCGCGACCACAATCGGCATCCCTCTGGCGGCAGCCGACGCGCGCATCCGGGCCGCGATCTTCGGTGGAGTCTTCGTTTACGACGCCCTGCTCTCGGCGGCACGCGAGGTCAGCATCCCGATCGAGTTCCTCATGCCCTTGGACGACCCCGAGATCGACCGAGCGTCAGGGCTGGAGATCTTCGACGCCTTCGGATCCACGGAGAAGACACTGCTCGCGTTCCCGGGCAGCCACTTCCGAGTTCCACAGACGCAACTCGACACGAGCTTCTTCGTCCGCCAGTTCGAGCGGGCAGGGATGCCGCTGGCGTAG
- a CDS encoding MarR family winged helix-turn-helix transcriptional regulator, protein MSDQLWLDDREQRAWRSLMTMQADLSQYIERQLRQRSGLSSADYQVLAHLSEAPEGRLRAFALGDLLRWEKSRLSQHLTRMEKRGLVGRERCAADQRGAVVVITPQGRELIEAAAAPHVTDVRKVLIDHLTPEQLDLICGLGDQVRARLAELEQEP, encoded by the coding sequence ATGAGTGATCAACTTTGGCTGGACGACCGGGAGCAGCGTGCCTGGCGCAGCCTGATGACGATGCAGGCCGACCTGTCCCAGTACATCGAGCGGCAGCTGCGCCAGCGCAGCGGTCTGTCGAGCGCCGATTACCAGGTGCTGGCGCACCTGTCGGAGGCACCGGAGGGGCGGCTGAGGGCATTCGCCCTCGGCGACCTTCTGCGCTGGGAGAAGAGCCGGCTCTCGCAGCATCTGACCCGTATGGAAAAACGCGGTCTCGTGGGCCGCGAACGCTGCGCGGCGGACCAGCGCGGCGCCGTCGTGGTCATCACACCGCAAGGTCGCGAGCTCATCGAGGCTGCCGCCGCGCCACACGTGACGGACGTGCGCAAGGTTCTGATCGACCACCTCACGCCGGAGCAGCTCGACCTCATCTGCGGACTCGGCGACCAGGTGCGGGCCCGACTGGCAGAACTCGAACAGGAACCCTGA
- a CDS encoding NADPH-dependent FMN reductase, translated as MSIHILALVGSVRTGSHNSQLAQAAAKLTPEGVELSIQENLEQVPFYNEDLDSEGSIPQHAAALRESAAHADALLLFVPEYNGTMSAVLKNAIDWLSRPYGAGALSGKPVAVIGASGGQYGGVWAHQDARKAATAAQANVIEDITLSIPDSLTRFADTHPLDDSEISTELKSVVVRLAKAAERTTAAHA; from the coding sequence ATGTCAATCCACATCCTTGCCCTCGTCGGTTCCGTACGCACCGGCTCACACAACAGCCAGCTCGCCCAGGCCGCCGCCAAGCTCACCCCCGAGGGAGTCGAGCTGTCCATACAGGAAAACCTCGAGCAGGTGCCCTTCTATAACGAGGACCTCGACAGCGAGGGGAGCATCCCGCAGCACGCCGCAGCCCTGCGGGAGTCCGCCGCGCATGCCGATGCCCTCCTGCTGTTCGTCCCCGAGTACAACGGCACCATGTCCGCCGTTCTGAAGAACGCGATCGACTGGCTCTCCCGCCCCTACGGAGCCGGTGCCCTCTCCGGAAAGCCCGTCGCCGTGATCGGCGCCTCGGGCGGCCAGTACGGCGGCGTCTGGGCACACCAAGATGCCCGTAAGGCAGCAACAGCCGCGCAGGCCAATGTGATTGAGGACATCACCCTCTCCATTCCCGACTCACTGACACGGTTCGCCGACACCCACCCGCTCGACGACAGCGAGATCTCCACCGAACTCAAGTCCGTCGTCGTCCGCCTTGCCAAGGCGGCCGAACGCACCACCGCAGCACACGCCTGA
- a CDS encoding NADPH-dependent F420 reductase, which translates to MKFGMIGAGTLSRAIAGHVVKAGHDVVFSNSRGPETLKDVVDAFGPHASAGTISEAGDADFVVLAVPWTKVREAVGNLPAREGRIVIDATNQWASLTPTFVADKLDIGGSELVASLIPGAHVIKAFDNMYGPYVAADPITAAGRRILFYAGDDQNSKKLFRSVVEGFGFAPVDLGPLPMGRLMQVDGGPLTGLHAIREG; encoded by the coding sequence ATGAAGTTCGGAATGATAGGTGCGGGAACGCTCTCCCGCGCCATAGCCGGTCACGTAGTGAAGGCCGGTCACGACGTGGTCTTCAGCAACAGCCGAGGCCCCGAGACGCTCAAGGACGTCGTGGACGCCTTCGGGCCGCACGCCTCCGCCGGCACCATATCAGAAGCGGGTGACGCGGATTTCGTCGTCCTCGCCGTCCCCTGGACAAAGGTCCGAGAGGCGGTGGGTAACTTACCTGCCCGCGAGGGGCGGATCGTCATCGATGCCACCAACCAATGGGCGAGTCTGACCCCCACGTTTGTCGCGGACAAGCTGGACATCGGAGGCAGCGAACTCGTCGCCTCACTGATCCCCGGGGCGCACGTCATCAAGGCCTTCGACAACATGTATGGCCCCTATGTTGCCGCCGACCCCATCACCGCAGCCGGCCGCCGGATCCTTTTTTACGCGGGCGACGACCAGAACTCCAAGAAGCTCTTCCGCTCCGTCGTCGAGGGCTTCGGGTTCGCCCCCGTCGACCTCGGCCCGCTGCCGATGGGCCGCCTGATGCAAGTGGACGGCGGACCCCTGACCGGCCTGCACGCCATCCGGGAGGGCTGA
- a CDS encoding IS3 family transposase (programmed frameshift), with the protein MTASRKRFTQEFKDELCREVINTSKPIKDVATAYGVGPETLRNWLVKYREANGGTEVDLTVSERARLKELEREVQELRAETAFLKKAKRLLRAGAAVVSKYEFIDSQKAEPANLNSVVKMCRWLAVSTSGFYHWATRPQSATAARRQGLTARIQHFFEESEGTYGYRRIHADLAAEQTECSPELVRQIMRCQGLVACQPRPFRVTTEADAEAAAGMPDLVNRNFTADRPGVKFVGDITYIHTWQGFVYLATAIDCYSKKVVGWSIADHMRTELVADALKNAAATTRIEPDAIWHSDRGSVYTSTDFRALVTGLGMRSSMGRTGVCWDNSMAESFFSALKNERVYRTVYATKSQARSDLIRYIEGFYNSRRRHSALGYRRPNEVHYGYQQPALAA; encoded by the exons ATGACCGCATCACGCAAGCGATTTACCCAGGAGTTCAAGGACGAGCTGTGCCGCGAGGTGATCAACACGTCCAAGCCGATCAAGGACGTGGCCACCGCGTACGGTGTCGGCCCCGAGACGCTCCGCAATTGGCTGGTCAAGTACCGCGAGGCGAACGGCGGCACGGAGGTGGATCTGACGGTTTCGGAACGGGCACGGCTGAAGGAGCTCGAGCGTGAAGTTCAAGAGCTGCGGGCGGAGACTGCCTTCCTGAAAAAAGCCA AGCGCTTACTTCGCGCGGGAGCAGCGGTAGTGAGCAAGTATGAATTCATCGATTCCCAAAAAGCTGAGCCCGCCAATCTCAATTCGGTCGTGAAAATGTGCCGCTGGTTGGCCGTCTCGACGTCCGGTTTCTATCACTGGGCCACACGCCCGCAATCGGCCACGGCGGCCCGCCGTCAGGGCCTGACCGCGCGGATCCAGCACTTCTTCGAGGAGTCCGAGGGCACCTACGGCTACCGGCGCATCCATGCCGATCTCGCCGCGGAACAGACCGAGTGCTCGCCCGAGCTGGTGCGGCAAATCATGCGCTGCCAGGGCCTGGTGGCCTGTCAGCCACGCCCGTTCCGCGTCACCACCGAGGCTGACGCTGAGGCTGCCGCGGGCATGCCGGACCTGGTCAACCGGAACTTCACCGCCGACCGGCCCGGGGTGAAGTTCGTCGGCGACATCACCTACATCCACACCTGGCAAGGATTCGTCTACCTCGCCACCGCCATCGACTGCTACTCGAAGAAGGTCGTCGGCTGGTCCATCGCTGATCACATGCGCACCGAGCTCGTCGCCGATGCGCTCAAGAACGCCGCCGCCACGACCCGGATCGAGCCTGACGCGATCTGGCATTCCGATCGGGGCAGCGTCTACACCTCAACCGATTTCAGGGCCCTGGTGACAGGTCTGGGCATGCGCTCCTCAATGGGACGCACCGGCGTGTGCTGGGACAACAGCATGGCCGAATCGTTCTTCTCAGCCCTGAAAAACGAGCGTGTGTACCGGACCGTGTACGCGACGAAATCACAAGCCCGGAGCGATCTCATCCGCTACATCGAGGGGTTTTACAACAGCCGGCGCCGTCACTCCGCGCTCGGTTACCGTCGGCCCAACGAAGTCCACTATGGTTATCAACAGCCAGCCCTGGCAGCGTAG
- a CDS encoding DoxX family protein, with the protein MTITAIVLSALLALAALGAGIPKIRLKGDIPRQLQEHMGASASLTRFIGLAEAAAAIGLAVGVFWHPLGIAAAAGLAVVFAGAIAYHRRAGDYANPKTRGPAMAPAVLGLVSVATVAALSLTA; encoded by the coding sequence GTGACCATCACAGCCATCGTTCTCAGCGCTCTACTGGCCCTCGCCGCACTGGGTGCGGGCATCCCGAAGATCAGGCTCAAGGGCGATATCCCGCGCCAACTGCAGGAACACATGGGCGCCAGCGCCTCCCTCACCCGGTTCATCGGCCTGGCCGAGGCCGCCGCGGCGATCGGACTGGCGGTCGGAGTCTTCTGGCACCCGCTCGGTATCGCGGCCGCTGCCGGCCTGGCCGTCGTGTTCGCCGGAGCGATCGCCTACCACCGCCGCGCCGGCGACTACGCCAACCCCAAGACCCGGGGCCCGGCGATGGCACCGGCCGTCCTGGGCCTGGTCTCCGTGGCAACCGTGGCCGCCTTGTCCCTGACTGCATAA
- a CDS encoding IS30 family transposase: MTAPVAEPAPAVALEALEQSVSARYLSLSERERIADLRSQGTSMQAIGRALGRSVGTISREIKRNSHPVLGYRPYGAHRAATAARARPKDSKLAEPGELHDYVKTKLLTRWSPQQISKLLIKEFPDDEQMRVSPETIYQALYFQARGGLKREVKEALRTGRTRRKQHRNPEERTNRFRDPMINISERPAEVEDRAVPGHWEGDLVTGAYNQSAIATLVERTTRYVMLVHLPVDHTAESVRDGLIKTMSTLPAHLRGSLTWDQGAEMAKHKAFSIATDMDVYFCDPASPWQRGSNENTNGLLRQYFPKGADLNAYGPEDLEHVAQELNARPRKTLDWDTPAERLRDLLIAS, encoded by the coding sequence TTGACAGCGCCGGTGGCTGAGCCGGCACCCGCGGTGGCGTTGGAAGCGCTGGAGCAGTCCGTCAGCGCCCGCTACCTGTCCCTGTCCGAGCGGGAGAGGATCGCGGACCTGCGGTCCCAAGGAACCTCAATGCAGGCGATCGGCAGGGCGCTGGGCCGGTCCGTGGGCACCATTAGCCGGGAGATCAAACGCAACAGCCACCCGGTGCTGGGTTACCGGCCTTACGGTGCTCACCGGGCGGCCACTGCGGCCCGGGCACGGCCGAAGGACAGTAAGCTGGCAGAACCCGGGGAACTACACGACTACGTGAAAACCAAGCTCCTCACACGCTGGTCCCCACAACAGATTTCCAAGCTCCTGATCAAGGAATTCCCCGATGACGAGCAGATGCGCGTGAGCCCCGAAACGATATACCAGGCCCTCTACTTTCAGGCCCGCGGTGGACTCAAACGCGAGGTCAAAGAAGCCCTGCGCACCGGCCGGACCCGCCGCAAGCAGCACAGGAACCCCGAAGAACGCACCAACCGTTTCCGTGACCCGATGATCAACATTTCCGAACGCCCCGCCGAGGTCGAAGACCGCGCCGTCCCGGGGCATTGGGAGGGGGATTTAGTGACCGGAGCTTACAACCAGTCCGCGATCGCAACGCTGGTTGAACGCACCACGCGATACGTGATGTTGGTGCACCTGCCGGTGGACCACACCGCCGAATCAGTCCGCGACGGGCTGATCAAGACCATGTCCACCCTACCGGCGCACCTGCGCGGATCCCTCACTTGGGACCAAGGCGCCGAAATGGCCAAACATAAGGCTTTCAGCATCGCCACCGACATGGACGTCTACTTCTGCGACCCCGCCAGCCCCTGGCAACGCGGATCCAACGAGAACACCAACGGGCTGCTACGCCAATACTTCCCCAAAGGCGCAGACCTGAACGCCTACGGGCCCGAGGACCTCGAGCACGTCGCCCAAGAACTCAACGCCCGACCACGCAAAACGCTCGACTGGGACACCCCAGCCGAGCGCCTACGTGATTTACTGATAGCCAGCTAA
- a CDS encoding NADPH-dependent F420 reductase, with translation MSSISIIGLGTMARILGTRAVTAGHSVQVIGRDGTKAAALAGDLGSHATAGTIASGALTGDIVILAVPYASASPIVSQYGDALTGKVIVDITNPFDLTTFTALVTPDDSSAAQEIAKAAPAGAHVVKAFNTLFGGVLASGEVEGRPLDVLIAGDDANAKASVSSFVESLGLRPLDTGNLKTAHWLEGAGLLLLGQAQRQKNFSLSIKFLG, from the coding sequence ATGAGCAGCATCAGTATCATCGGTCTCGGAACCATGGCCCGAATCCTCGGCACCCGGGCGGTCACCGCCGGCCACAGCGTCCAGGTCATCGGCCGTGACGGTACCAAGGCCGCCGCCCTGGCCGGCGACCTCGGTAGCCATGCCACAGCAGGGACGATCGCAAGCGGCGCGCTCACCGGTGACATCGTCATCCTGGCTGTGCCGTACGCCAGCGCCTCACCCATTGTCAGCCAGTACGGGGACGCGCTGACCGGCAAGGTCATCGTCGACATCACCAACCCCTTCGATCTCACCACATTCACCGCGCTCGTCACCCCCGACGACAGCTCCGCCGCACAGGAGATCGCCAAGGCCGCCCCTGCGGGCGCGCATGTCGTCAAGGCGTTCAACACGCTCTTCGGCGGCGTCCTCGCGTCCGGTGAGGTCGAGGGCCGCCCCCTCGATGTGCTCATCGCCGGTGACGACGCCAACGCCAAGGCGTCCGTGTCCTCGTTCGTCGAGAGCCTCGGACTGCGCCCGCTGGACACCGGTAACCTGAAGACCGCGCACTGGCTGGAAGGAGCGGGTCTGCTGCTTCTCGGTCAGGCCCAGCGGCAGAAGAACTTCTCCCTCAGCATTAAATTTCTCGGCTGA